Genomic segment of Mercurialis annua linkage group LG6, ddMerAnnu1.2, whole genome shotgun sequence:
GCTTTGCAAATGCAGTGGGAGTTCAAGTGGTACCAGGTATGTATATACACAGTGTAGGTGGGCAAGATTgtacaaaaaatttataagatgcgtaatataaaaaatttaaggtgGTGTGCTATAAATTTGAAATACTAATAActatgtatttatattttttaaacattcAAAATAATTAGGTGCTCAACTGTCCATacgcttttttttttgaagtctGTATATACATCAGCTTAAAATTTTGTAGTTACTGAtccattttatattttcattttcctGAATTCAGTACGTCAAGAACTCAATGCCACACCAATTTTTTGCGCCTCGCAACAAGAACAACGAGACCCCGAAGGACATATTCTCCATAACACACCAAGAACTCGTTAGGAGCGGAGGAGAATGGCTAACACACACCTCCGAGTCATGCTCAGTGGTGGCTGCACTCATCGCCACAGTTGCCTTTGCCACATCAGCCACCGTCCCCGGCGGAGTCAACCAGGAAAACGGCGAGCCAACGCTCGAAAGCCACCCCGCATTCAACATATTCGCTATATCATCTCTTGTAGCTCTGTGCTTCTCGGTGACGGCGGTGGTGATGTTTCTTTCGATTCTTACTTCGCGGTACCAAGAAAAGGATTTTGAGAGCGATTTGCCGACGAAGTTGTTGGTGGGTTTATCGTCGTTGTTTGTGTCGATCGCTGCTATTTTGGTGTCGTTTTGTGCTGGGCATTTTTTTGTGCTTAGAGACGAGTTAAAGGTGGCTGCATTGCCTGTTTATGCTGTGACATGTCTGCCAGTGACATTATTTGCAATAGCTCAGTTTCCTCTGTATTTTGATCTTCTGTGGGCTACTTTTAAGAAGGTGCCACAACGTAGTTACATTGTACTGAGTTAGTTTCGGATAAATTTCACTTGGTTTCAGATCAGATTGTTTCTGTGTTGTATTTGTATGGCCGTTgtgattaaaatttataatatagtaTGCGGTTTACAATcctataacattttaaattgattaattttgatacatatttagaaattttgttttttttttcatcagaAATAGATTAATCTATTATTAGCAGAGATCAGttgttataattattaattaaccaATTTTAAATTAGCCAAACCACGGTTTGCGAAAGTTGGGATCGAACCACCCCTCGGATATAAAATGAGAGGCTTGACCATTGAGCTAAACCCTCAAATACTTTTTacagttataaaatatttattaatttcattttctcATTTCGATTATAgaattattatttctaaaattattaaagttttgatgttaaaatttaaattatttccaaaaaaattgacttttttgaATATGGTTTTCatatataactaaaaaaataaaatttaaccacTTTTTCCGCAAAACACGCCCAAAATACATTCTTATTTACAACTCTAACCTCCATAAAAATATCACTAATTAATAGTCGTACAAATAGGGGTGTAAATGGGCCGAGCCGAGTAGCTCGAGCTCGAACGGGCTTAAATTTTGGAGCTCGGGCTAGAACAACATTCGAGCTACTCGAGTTCGAGCTCGAGCTCaagttgaatttaataaaaataaagaaataattaaaaatttaaagttaatgtatttcaattatttttcactattattatgtaatttaaacaatttttatgATGCATACCTAAATTTAGAGGTgtaaaatttttatataatgataataaatttttattggttttttttggtaaatgtaaatttttattgttattttataacAAGCTCGTTTACACCTATTTTGGCTCGCGAGTCTCACGAGCCTAGTAATTGATACTCGAGCTCGGCTCGAATTTTTCGAGCCGATGTCGAGCTTTTTTCGAGTCGATCTCGAGTAGATCATGAGTAGCTCAACTCGTTTAGAGCATCTCCAAAGAActctttaaaattgtcaaactctttaatttagagaatttgacaataaattaaaactttaatggactctctattttttaatttagaaaagatgtggagagccattttcactttttacttcaaatcttaaaagatcaatttttaaattttaaaaaataaattagtttgttttactttaaaatataatattaattatttttaatataaaaactgaataaataaataattttaaaataaaaataatttcatattattaatatatattattagtactacttttcataaaaattaaattaaataaaaatattatcattaaaaaatcattgaattaatgttattaatatttaatatttttattatgatctataaaaattcaaaatttaaaattaaatttaaagagtttatggagtaaaaataaaaataacactCCCTATtttaaagatgctctttattttattaaatatactgTTTAaaattggagatgctcttacgCCCCTATGTACCAGTATCAGCGAAATGAAGAAGTCGCTCTGGGCGAAACCCAACCAAATTACAGTATAACGGTATAACTACCGGCTGGATCATCAATCAGTAGCAATGCAACCGGCGGGACACACAGATTCCATGCGGTGGTCgtcaacaacaacaacaaccacACTAGACAAACCTCTCCACCAGCTCACTGAACGCGACATTTCTGAGCTCACTCGCGAAGATTGCCGCCGTTACCTCAAACAAAAAGGTCTATCTCCTAGCTCTATCTagtaatttcaaaattatttgttGCTTCAAAACTTGTACTGACTGAAATGAGTACAGGCATGAGACGACCTTCATGGAATAAATCTCAGGCCATACAGCAAGTCATCTCTCTCAAAGCTCTCCTCGAAACGACGTCGGATTCGGCCCTCAACGCCGTTCGATATCGCATGGTATGTTTGCTGCTTATTGCTCACTCATTATTTTAGTTATATTGTTCTTAAAGAACTTTTTGTAAGCTGTTAGCGATTCCTCTGTTTCAATTCTTAAGGAAAATAACGGTGGCGATACTCTCATCTCCCACTCCCAGTCACCTGATGAAACGGTGCCGTATTGCCAGCATGATCCATCTATACAGTATGTCCCTGTCCTTCTTGCAACCATAGATACTGTACCGTTTTCCCTGAGGTTAAATATTTCTTATTAATTAACATTAGTTGATTACCTGCAACCATactataaaatcataattagcTTAGCTACTACACATCACATGCATTCGTGAATGAACTCTTAATCTTGTTTAGATAAGATAAAATAAACGagtcatttgttttttttgaaaattaatttttggccCTTAGTATTACTTCTTGTGGATAGGTTTTTAACATTTTGATGTATAGTTTTTGACCTATGAGTATTGTGTAAGCTTGTTGATCATATAATATTGCCTTTTTCTGTCTGCAATTTTAGAGGCATGTTGTGCTTGCTGGTGTGTTTACTTTAAATATACCGTATGCAGATTTTCGGTCTGGATGTGTGTTTGTAACCTTTGGTCAGATATCAGTTAAAATCATAACGGTTAGGTTTTTGTTTGACATTTGAAAATGATTGAAAGTTGTGCTCTCTTTGTACTAGTATCTTTTGTTAGCTGATGTTGATTTATTAAGTAAAACATCTTCGAGATGGAATTAGCTTGAGATAGAATTTTTTTCTACTGGGTTTAGACTGTGTAATAGAGTAGACATGCATTTATATTATAATGTTTCTCTATGGGGCGTGGGAGAGCCTCCTATATTGTTAGTAACAGAATTAAAGCCCCATCTCTCTAGAGTAAAAATATTCAGATGATGTTGCTAAATTATCTTTACTGCCATGTAATGTCTTGTGTATAACCTCATTGTGGCTTGTTCCATCTCCAGACATTGTTCCATTTTCAGACATTCAATTGGGTTAAATGTGCTACTGAACCCTTTCAAATCTTTTCTTTTTGCTAATCTGTGTTTGTTAGTGCATTTACTAATTGCCTATGTATTTGATATACTCTGCGAACAACTGTCGTTATGGGCCTTATGGCCAATGATCCTGTGCAGCAATGTAAATAATTTTGTCTAACATCGGGGTTCATGGCCATGATTTTTGAGGAAAAGATGACAAGCTTCTTTGTTGTAACGTAgacaataataatttatgttCTAAAACTgaagtaatttaatttaatttgtcagGACTAGAGGTGCAGAAAATGATTGCAGAAGCCAGATGACTATTTTCTACTCTGGAAAGATTAATGTATTTGATGATGTACCAAATAAGAAGGTCACCATCCTATTTCTCTTTAGCAAGACTTGAAAACGTTATTTTCCTTCTGAGAATGAGTACTTAAAAAGTTAATTTGCAGTTGATAGGTCTTCTGATGTTTTTATTTTCAGGCAAGAACGATAATGCAGCTTGCAGCACACCCACTTTCTACATCTCTTGAAACTGCATCCGATGCAGCTCCAGCATTATGGCCACCTCCATAACAGTTACAAGCTCCAGGTTTCAGAACATCTCTTATTCCTATGTTTTTCTTTCCTATCCTTCCAGCAGGTTGGATGGAAAACCATGTTAGCATCTTTGGGTAGTAAACTCGTATATGCCTACAcaaggatttttttttcttgtccCTACATGCTGTCACTAGTCCTAATGAGTCTAATATTGTCAACTCAATGGTTACTGGAATGTTTGTATACACAATAGTGGCTTCCACTAAGATTACAGAGCAAATGGACCTGCTCTTTTAAGCTGGGATATTTGCAAAGGTCATTTCCcctgataaatttttatatcaGGTTGTTTTGGTTTTTCTTTACAGGGAAAGTGACAGAGATCTGTCTTCTGCTCAAGGAAGAAAACAACGTATCTAATGAAGACAGCCTAGGTCAGTGCTGATGCTAAGCTATTTAATCCCTTAAATGTTTCTGTGACTGTTCTCCTTCATATTGGGTAATCAAACTTATCACCCAAAAGAAACAAGAGCAGATGACGCCCTGATTGTATAGAATTATGcacgtaattttgtttattgttgTGCTTACGCTCCTTTACATTTCTAACTTTTTTTCTCATCTTATTCCtttcaaaatatgaaaatatattagGACCAACAAGTAGAAAAGCATCAGTACCGAGATATCTTGAGAAACAAAACAACAGGCATCATAAATTGTTGATATGCTCTCCATGAAAGAAAACAGAACAAATCAGTTAGTCGATTTTGCTCTATTAATTTGTCCCTCATACCCCTGTTAGGTGAAAATTCAACAATAATAAGAGAAAGGTGACAAGGCCTTCATCTGCCAGCTCTGAGATTTACTCGAACCATAGTTTGATAGATCAGTTCTCAAATGATCAGTTGAACCTAACTGCTAAATTCTCACCTGCACAGCCACCTAAAATACCTAATCAATGCAGCTTTATGGAGAATTCTGCAATCTGTTTATCTGCTGATTTTAACGACAAAGGTGACATACTTATCTCTGTGGCTTAAATTGTCATTCGTATTAGAAATGACACATTATGCACTCTTGGAATGCTTACAGTTAGTTTATGTCATTTGATTTGATACAGATTACAAGGGAACAATGTTAGATCACAGAAATACACATGAGCTCTAAACTCTTGTTCAGGAACAGGTTTGGAGTGTTCATATTctgagtttttttattaaattgattttaattgaaaattgtgACATACTATTTTCATCACATGTACATTTGCTTTAGCTGTTCTGTTGCGTCACGTTCATTATTAAACCCTCTGAGAATGGAGTAGGAATTGCAAATCTATGTCAATTTGTCATGAGCTTAGTTTTCCAAGAACAGCATGTACTTTCTATCCCAATCAATTGCTCTGTAGAGAAACTTAGTGTGTAGTATTAGAGTtgtgcttttgtttcataacttctCTGAGTTATTTGTGTATTGTTTACTAACTGTTTTTTTGACatagtaaaattattaaatgtgGGATGTACATTATCTGTctgataaaatatatgttactATATGTTTGTCATCCTAAGAACTAGCTGGTTCTTTCTGGAAACCATATTTGTTGTGTTGCTATACCAGTTCCACATCACTACCTTAGCTACCATTTTATGCACTACCTAGTTATCAAGTAAAGTTACTTCTTGTTCCCGTTTAGATGAAATTTTGTGCAAGGCTTTAATACAAGATGCTAGCAAGAAATTTGACTGTAGCTTCACTCGTCACTAGAATGATCTTTAAATGGATTTTTAGTTAGTTGAGTACTCTATTCCAGATGACAAATTAGCAATTGCTGACGTTATTCCTGCCTCTTTATCATCTATGGTCTGGAATTGTTTCAGAAAAATGCTTAACAGTGAGAATGACAATTCTGATCGTCTTATACATGCCTTCCAGATGTTTAAGAATGTTAAAAATGGAGAGCATGAGTCACCATTTCTTTTCCTGATATCAATGAAGAAGGCAATAGGGAATAGAGTACCACCTCGGGATGAATTTCTACCATAAGGTATATTCTTCTGTAGAAGTTGCGTCTTCTCCTCAAGTTAGTAAGAATTCTAAACTTCTACGTCTCTTAGTGTCTGTAAAATACTGTATTTTAGGGTGGGAAAATGTCGATCCGTTGCCTGAGCTGCCCTTATATGCTCTGCAGCCAAAGGCTACATGAGTGTCTAATAGCAGCTCGAACAACATTAAGGTTGacatagaaatttaaatttctcAATGTAAGTGTTTATTGGGTAGACACTGagaatgatagatttgaaagtATTAAGCCAAAGGGAACATAAGTGGGGCATGAAGGACCCATGATGGGATGGACGAGCCAGTTTAGGATAAGTGAAGAAGATATGCATGCTTAAATAGTTATGACTAGATTGGTGACAGAATTCAAATTATTGATCATGGTGAAAAAGAATATATACTTATTTTGAAGCTAGAAGAACCTAAACCCACCATTGGTTGCTCCCCCATTTTGTCTATGCTTAAATTATTGTTATTGggtaaattcctaaaaaatacCCAACATTTTTGACTTTGTTCATTTATGGTCTAACCACATGAATTTTGACCTTATTTCGATAaatatgtttcaattttttcaaaaaatttcccatctttcttatttttttatttcatttatgattatattttttaagtttcgTCAATTATAGTCTAACTTTGACatgctattattattttttttggaaaaatgagtatttggctacaattgaaacatGCTTATTGAAATGAggctaaaattgatatttttgaaagATTGGACCATAAAtgagaaaagtttaaaaagaatTGGGTGTTTTTCGGTGACTTTGCCTAAAATATTGTGGTGAATTATGATATTTGCTTGTCGATGTCCCACATATTCTACGCTAAACCCATTCTAAAAtccttatattattaatttttatttcatttggtcctttaactatttattttttacacaTGTGGTCCTTTGAAGCATAAAACATAGTTGTTTcatgaaattaaaatgataattttttttaaccctTCTTTTTCCCTTTTAGTAGGCGTTTTCTGTTAACAAcgaattccttttttttttctgtccTTATCTTAGACTTAATTATACATGCAAAATGCTATACGTTTATATATCCCTTTAGAATTGCTTCTTTCTAATTCATTGAACCTTATACTTAGCTAGGTTATGTTTTCTTTGAAGATGCATGATTTCTAGCGTATCATAAAATCACATCACATTTTGTTTGACTTTTGTGTTTATTTTCATGactaattgatttatttcggTAATCACCTTACTAATAAACTTTCAAAgaaagttaattttgaaaagaaagccaaaaataaaagtttatattaGGGTTGGGTTCATTGCTTGCAATCCTAAGGCAAACTAAAGAATTAGTCAGCTAAAACTCAATGTTGAGAAACTATGGATTTAGAAATTAAGGTagaatttgaatatatattttttgtctcATGATTCAGGATGCAGCAAGAAATTATAAAGcctattaaataataaatccaTACGCATGTTATATTAGATGTATGTGTGAGTTGATCTATCATAAATTCAGTATATACTAGGTTCAAATTAGATTAAACTATAATACTCTTAAATCTCAATAGTCTAATTTACTAATAttctaaacttttttttaaaattactaatATTCTAAACTTGAAATTAAGATTACATTAGTATTTTAGCTTAATTAGTTATAGAAGTACAAATATTCTACATTTTGCTTCGGAAATTACTTCTCTAGATAAAATgcaattttctatttattttgaaactaaaatttagaaaatgaaCCAATCAAGAAAATTATTACTTTCCGAAAAGAAAAATGCTTAATTATGTCGAACAAAACAAGCATTTAGtttattctcaaaaaaagaACAAGCACTTAGTTTGCGTCAAAGAGAGACAGGAGATCTAAACATGTTACGTGGGAAATGAGATGGGATGACCATCCCACAAGACAGGGCAACATGCCAAACATGGGAGTTAGGATTAGGATGTCAAAATGGGTcatacaaatatataaaattataaatttggatTGAGTTTTGGCGGATTTGTATTGAAAACGTATCAACACACTAAATAAATAGATCGTATCGTGAATTTACTTACCAATTCCCCTAACTTGTTTACATGCTATACTAGTTGTAATAATATAGAACTGAAGGTGGttatttaatacaaaaataaaattattaaataaattataatatatatatatatatatatatatatatatatataagtaatctttaaaaaaaaattatgatttgcttaatactatatttttatatgttttaaaaatctttACACGTTAAGTGTGTTTTGTTTGTCATTTTAGTTGtattaattgaattttcaattcaatttaatgTGCTAGTCGTATTGACTATTCATTCTAAATTTGCATCGTATTTGGCTCAATTAAATAAGtcttatttataataaaacaaaCCATGTTAACAGAGTGAATCGACCTGACTTGTCAAgtcattttgaaaaaattgttACGTGGATCTAGTTCGCCACACAGTATTATGAACTATCCATTTACCGTTAATATATGATATTAATTAATGTGATGAAAAATCAATGAATATCgcattaattctaattaaaatattgtcaattaatattattttaattgattgattatcACATTAATTCATATACAGGGCCATTTTAGTCATTTAATCGAGGCGAAAACATCGGCAGTAGACGACGGCGTGATTGGGAATATTGTAATAATGGTGGAGAGACATGTGCTGTGCGGTcgaattatttttttctcatttgtATTGCCCAAAACTTTTCTGTATCCCACTTATACGCTTCACCTCCCGCCTTGCACATTCCTTatgtttcaaattaaaaataatgtcattttaattaaaaatgtaaatagaATCTACGTATTTTCTtagtgattttttaaatttttttagtgtttctttcttaaattatttagtattttagtCATATCTCACCTAATCTCTTTCATGATTTAACCTTTCTttgtcttttatttttgaaataagaataaataatatttataacataaattaaataatttgtaaaaggaatttaaatatattaataacgTAAAAGCGGTATTgtttatttataaacattatattaaatttataaataaaaaatgcaaaTTCAGGTGATAATGACAATTAAGTTATGTAAGCAATCAAACAACACTAGTATAATTTGAGGATCCTAATCTGCATTTAGCCTTCATAGTGTTTGTTTCACATTTATTGATGTGATGCAATTAATTCACTTAAAAACGAAAATATACCGCTCCTCGCAAAAACGAGGAGCTCCTTCTCgcctgaaattaaaaaaattgaatttatattttaaaaggataaaaaaaattcatttaatttattttaattagggtttaattatgattaactGGTATTTAATATAACTAATTAGAATGAATTATGAGTTTTATGAAACTTATTCTCCAATTAAAGTTTTATGTCAGCAAAATGGGCCTTTTGACCAGGTTTACACAAATACATGGTATAAGTGATATGATTTTccaatttcacattttttttatgttttgacaCAAATTgaggggtaaagtgatcctttgttcattaaaaaaatagaaatctaTCAATAGCGAGGGTGTTATTTGTccaaaaaatattagtattgGTGTTTCTATGTACTTTTTTTAATACGATGGATTATTTgtaccaaataaaaaaatacgatgatttttttataccttttgcctGAAAAGTAATCCTCATAATTCAAATCCccaatgaaataaaaaagacaAGGAAGCGCCCACTCATTATGCAAAATCAGTGGCTTGTAATAAAGTGAAGCCGTGGGTTCCAGTATGAGTACCATACAGTAGT
This window contains:
- the LOC126685681 gene encoding protein TIFY 4B-like, whose protein sequence is MQPAGHTDSMRWSSTTTTTTLDKPLHQLTERDISELTREDCRRYLKQKGMRRPSWNKSQAIQQVISLKALLETTSDSALNAVRYRMENNGGDTLISHSQSPDETVPYCQHDPSIQTRGAENDCRSQMTIFYSGKINVFDDVPNKKARTIMQLAAHPLSTSLETASDAAPALWPPP